In a genomic window of Selenomonadales bacterium:
- the gatA gene encoding Asp-tRNA(Asn)/Glu-tRNA(Gln) amidotransferase subunit GatA gives MSLYQKTAHELNELLRAKQISSVELTNDLLARMDAVENSVQAYVTETRELALAQAQAVDARIANGEAVPFLAGIPAAIKDNICTKGIKTTCSSKMLANFVPPYDATVMEKLQEVSPVMLGKVNMDEFAMGGSTENSAFHVTRNPWDLTAVPGGSSGGSAAAVAAGEAIWALGSDTGGSIRQPASFCGVVGMKPTYGRVSRYGLVAFASSLDQIGPITRDVTDCAHVMNAICGYDHRDSTSINADVPDYTKSLVCDIKGLKIGLPKEYFVEGMDAEVEASIRSAVKELEALGAEIVEVSMPHTQYAVSAYYLVAPAEASSNLARYDGVSFGYRADGTDIVDMYKKTRSEAFGPEVKRRIMLGTYALSAGYYDAYYLKSLKIRTLVKQDFERAFEKVDILVTPTAPTTAFKIGGMIADPIAMYLQDVCTIPVNLAGVPAISVPCGFAGKLPIGLQMIGKPLAEDTLIRAAYTFEQNHAYANQVAPVGEGNE, from the coding sequence GTGAGCTTATATCAGAAAACAGCCCATGAACTTAATGAGTTGCTCAGAGCAAAACAGATCTCTTCTGTTGAATTGACGAACGACTTGTTGGCGCGCATGGATGCGGTAGAAAATAGTGTACAAGCATATGTGACCGAGACGCGTGAGCTGGCTCTGGCACAGGCACAGGCTGTCGATGCACGTATTGCAAACGGCGAAGCAGTGCCGTTCTTGGCAGGTATCCCTGCCGCTATCAAAGATAATATCTGCACGAAAGGCATCAAAACGACTTGTTCGTCGAAAATGCTTGCGAACTTCGTTCCGCCTTACGATGCGACTGTTATGGAAAAGTTGCAGGAAGTCAGCCCTGTTATGCTTGGTAAAGTAAACATGGACGAATTCGCTATGGGTGGTTCGACAGAGAACTCTGCGTTCCACGTTACGCGCAATCCGTGGGACTTGACGGCAGTACCGGGCGGTTCCAGCGGCGGTAGTGCGGCGGCAGTTGCAGCAGGTGAAGCGATTTGGGCACTCGGCTCCGATACGGGCGGATCGATCCGTCAGCCGGCATCGTTCTGTGGTGTCGTCGGTATGAAACCGACCTACGGTCGTGTATCGCGCTACGGTCTTGTTGCGTTCGCATCGTCGCTCGATCAGATCGGTCCTATCACTCGTGACGTAACAGACTGCGCACACGTTATGAACGCGATTTGCGGTTACGATCATCGCGATTCCACGTCGATCAACGCAGACGTACCCGATTATACGAAATCGCTCGTATGTGATATCAAAGGTCTTAAGATCGGTTTGCCGAAAGAATACTTCGTTGAAGGTATGGATGCCGAAGTCGAAGCATCTATCCGTTCGGCAGTAAAAGAGCTCGAAGCACTCGGCGCAGAGATCGTCGAAGTTTCGATGCCTCATACACAGTATGCTGTGTCGGCTTACTACCTCGTAGCACCGGCAGAAGCAAGCTCCAACTTGGCACGTTATGACGGTGTCAGCTTCGGTTATCGTGCAGACGGTACGGACATCGTCGACATGTACAAAAAAACGCGCAGTGAAGCGTTCGGCCCCGAAGTCAAACGCCGCATCATGCTCGGTACGTATGCGCTGAGCGCAGGCTACTACGATGCATACTATTTGAAATCGCTCAAGATCCGTACGCTCGTAAAACAAGACTTCGAACGTGCGTTCGAAAAAGTCGATATCCTCGTTACACCGACGGCACCGACGACTGCCTTCAAGATCGGCGGTATGATCGCTGATCCGATCGCAATGTACTTGCAGGACGTTTGCACGATCCCTGTCAACTTGGCAGGCGTACCGGCTATCTCCGTCCCGTGCGGTTTCGCGGGCAAACTTCCGATCGGTCTTCAGATGATCGGCAAACCGCTTGCGGAAGACACACTGATTCGTGCGGCTTATACGTTTGAACAGAATCATGCGTATGCAAACCAGGTCGCACCTGTTGGGGAGGGTAACGAATGA
- the rlmD gene encoding 23S rRNA (uracil(1939)-C(5))-methyltransferase RlmD yields the protein MKRECPVTLHQQYEIAIRSLGHSGEGVGSKDDFTVFVPGALVGEVVLAKITLVKKNYAVGSLVRVIAPSEERVEPICPIYETCGGCQLQHLSYDGQLIAKRQQVVDALQRIGKQTALTVHPTLGASSPWLYRNKMQFPVGEKKGRTIIGCYAKGSHDIIATENCHIQMDANNHIVQAASKILTEMKIPAYREKDDRGVVRHIIGRVGAGGQAMAVIVTKTKTLPKAEEFVARLRGEVPALVSIMHNINPKRTNVILGQETHCLWGQKTIQDGIGKLMFDISAQSFFQVHTAQADVLYQKALAYADLNGNETVIDAYCGTGTISLFLAQKAKKVYGIEIVAPAIRDAKKNAETNRITNAEFLVGDAVEVMPRLYEQGVRADVVVVDPPRSGCDPIVLETFARMNPERIVYVSCNPASLARDIAVLNELGYRAEEVQPVDMFPQTSHVESVALLRRAE from the coding sequence GTGAAACGAGAATGTCCTGTTACGTTACATCAGCAATATGAGATCGCGATTCGCAGTTTGGGACATAGTGGCGAAGGAGTAGGGAGTAAAGATGATTTTACGGTTTTTGTTCCCGGTGCACTCGTCGGCGAAGTCGTATTGGCAAAGATCACGCTCGTGAAGAAGAATTATGCGGTGGGTTCGCTCGTCCGAGTGATCGCTCCGTCTGAAGAGCGTGTAGAGCCGATATGCCCTATCTATGAAACGTGCGGAGGCTGTCAGCTTCAGCATCTTTCATACGATGGTCAGCTGATCGCCAAACGTCAGCAAGTCGTTGATGCGCTTCAGCGTATTGGCAAGCAGACTGCGCTTACCGTTCATCCGACGCTCGGTGCATCGTCGCCGTGGCTGTATCGCAACAAGATGCAGTTCCCTGTCGGGGAGAAGAAGGGCAGAACGATCATCGGTTGTTATGCGAAAGGATCGCATGATATCATCGCGACAGAAAATTGTCATATTCAGATGGACGCGAACAATCATATCGTACAGGCGGCATCGAAGATATTGACAGAGATGAAGATCCCCGCATATCGCGAAAAAGACGATCGCGGTGTGGTACGCCACATCATCGGTCGCGTCGGTGCGGGCGGACAAGCAATGGCAGTCATCGTGACAAAAACGAAGACGCTTCCGAAGGCAGAGGAGTTTGTCGCTCGTCTTCGGGGTGAAGTGCCTGCACTCGTCAGTATCATGCACAATATCAATCCGAAACGTACCAACGTCATCTTGGGACAGGAAACACACTGTCTATGGGGACAGAAGACGATACAGGACGGTATTGGCAAGCTTATGTTCGATATATCGGCACAGTCGTTCTTCCAGGTACATACGGCGCAAGCCGACGTTCTTTATCAAAAGGCTTTAGCATATGCGGACTTAAACGGAAATGAAACGGTCATTGATGCGTACTGCGGTACAGGTACGATCTCGCTCTTTTTGGCGCAAAAAGCAAAAAAAGTATATGGGATAGAGATCGTGGCACCTGCCATTCGCGATGCGAAGAAAAATGCAGAAACTAACCGTATCACCAATGCGGAATTTCTCGTCGGTGATGCAGTTGAAGTCATGCCACGGCTCTATGAACAAGGTGTTCGTGCCGATGTCGTCGTCGTCGATCCGCCGCGCAGCGGATGTGACCCGATCGTTCTCGAAACATTTGCCCGCATGAACCCCGAACGTATCGTATACGTTTCGTGCAATCCTGCTTCTCTTGCCAGAGATATCGCTGTGCTAAATGAGCTTGGCTATCGTGCCGAAGAAGTTCAGCCTGTCGATATGTTTCCGCAGACGAGCCATGTCGAAAGTGTGGCACTTCTAAGACGTGCAGAATAA
- the gatB gene encoding Asp-tRNA(Asn)/Glu-tRNA(Gln) amidotransferase subunit GatB produces MKYEVIIGLEVHSELKTNTKIFCGCATTFGSPQNTNVCPVCLGLPGVLPVLNEKVVEFGIKAGLALNCQISKFSKFDRKNYYYPDLPKNFQTSQLDLPIAEHGHLFIEVNGETKRIGITRAHMEEDAGKLVHSGSTITSSDYSNVDYNRTGVPLLEIVSEPDMRSPEEAVAYLEKMKSILEYVEVSDCKMEEGSLRCDVNVSLREWGAEKFGTKVEMKNLNSFKTVQRALEYEIERQADILDEGGKIIQETRTWDEAKGITLSMRSKEQAHDYRYFPEPDLVPIVTSEERIEEIRASLPELPDARRKRLTEECGLSAYDAGVITATRAMADYFDAVCQAGADAKLAANWLMGDVSKHLNYEGKTLADMLIKASQLADLIKLIGKGTISSKIAKTVFEEMWKTGDDPAKIVEEKGLVQITDTKEIEAIVERVIADNPKPVEDYKNGNKKSIGFLVGQVMRQSKGKANPGMVNELLAKMLS; encoded by the coding sequence ATGAAATACGAAGTAATTATCGGTCTTGAAGTACACAGCGAGCTGAAAACGAATACGAAGATCTTCTGCGGTTGTGCAACGACGTTCGGCTCTCCGCAGAATACGAACGTATGCCCTGTATGTCTTGGTCTTCCGGGCGTACTTCCCGTATTGAATGAAAAAGTTGTCGAATTCGGCATCAAAGCAGGTCTTGCACTCAATTGTCAGATCTCGAAATTCAGCAAATTCGACCGTAAAAACTACTACTATCCCGACTTGCCGAAAAACTTCCAGACATCGCAACTCGATCTTCCGATCGCTGAACACGGTCATCTCTTTATTGAAGTGAACGGTGAAACGAAACGCATCGGTATCACGCGTGCACACATGGAAGAAGACGCAGGTAAACTCGTTCACTCGGGCTCGACGATCACGTCGTCCGACTACTCGAACGTAGACTACAATCGTACAGGCGTACCGCTTCTCGAGATCGTATCCGAACCGGATATGCGCTCGCCTGAAGAAGCAGTTGCATACCTCGAGAAAATGAAGAGCATTCTCGAATACGTTGAAGTATCCGACTGCAAAATGGAAGAAGGCAGTCTTCGTTGCGACGTCAACGTATCGCTTCGTGAATGGGGCGCAGAAAAATTCGGTACGAAAGTTGAGATGAAAAACCTTAACTCGTTCAAAACGGTTCAGCGTGCTCTTGAATATGAGATCGAACGTCAAGCCGATATCCTCGACGAAGGCGGCAAGATCATTCAGGAAACGAGAACTTGGGATGAAGCAAAAGGTATCACGCTCTCGATGCGCAGCAAAGAGCAAGCGCACGATTACCGCTACTTCCCCGAGCCTGACCTTGTGCCGATCGTAACGAGCGAAGAACGCATCGAAGAAATTCGTGCATCGCTTCCCGAACTTCCCGATGCGCGCCGCAAACGCTTGACAGAAGAATGTGGTCTTTCTGCATATGATGCAGGTGTTATCACCGCAACACGTGCGATGGCTGACTACTTCGACGCAGTATGTCAGGCCGGTGCCGATGCGAAACTCGCGGCTAACTGGCTCATGGGTGACGTATCGAAGCATCTCAACTACGAAGGCAAAACGCTTGCTGATATGCTCATTAAGGCAAGCCAGTTGGCAGACCTTATCAAGCTTATTGGCAAAGGTACGATCTCGTCGAAGATCGCGAAAACCGTATTCGAAGAAATGTGGAAAACGGGTGACGATCCTGCGAAGATCGTAGAAGAAAAAGGTCTCGTTCAGATCACTGATACAAAAGAGATCGAAGCGATCGTAGAACGTGTTATCGCTGATAACCCGAAACCGGTCGAAGATTATAAAAACGGTAATAAAAAATCGATCGGCTTCTTGGTCGGTCAAGTTATGCGCCAGAGCAAAGGTAAAGCAAACCCGGGTATGGTAAACGAGCTCTTGGCGAAAATGTTGTCGTAA
- the gatC gene encoding Asp-tRNA(Asn)/Glu-tRNA(Gln) amidotransferase subunit GatC — protein sequence MKITRAEVERVAQLARLSFPEEELDKYTEHFNSFLAYADVLNQVDVEGIQPTAHVLPLQNVLRKDEVRPSLDRELALSNAPEQEDGYFKVPKVIEG from the coding sequence ATGAAAATTACGCGTGCGGAAGTAGAACGCGTTGCACAGTTGGCGCGTCTTAGTTTTCCTGAAGAAGAGCTTGATAAGTACACCGAACATTTCAACTCCTTTTTGGCGTATGCAGACGTATTGAATCAAGTTGATGTAGAAGGTATTCAGCCGACTGCACACGTATTGCCGCTTCAAAATGTTCTGCGCAAAGACGAAGTCCGTCCTTCGCTTGATCGCGAATTGGCACTTTCGAATGCGCCCGAACAGGAAGACGGTTATTTCAAAGTACCGAAAGTAATTGAAGGATAA
- the sstT gene encoding serine/threonine transporter SstT, whose protein sequence is MFSKLSLVQRIIVGLIVGTILGIAFPSATGIGIFGSLFVGALKAIAPVLVFVLVLASVANAKKGGGKTMSRIVVLYFIGTISASLLAVLACEMTPLTLPLGAVAAVEGFNVASDITDVFKTLLMNLVANPVGSIVNANYLGILTWAIIFGLGLRKANDTTKNFMMHVSDAVSQAVRWVINCAPFGIMGLVFTTVTENGPEVFVEYGKLLVVLVGCMAFVALVVNPIIVFTQTGKNPFPLVFKCLKESFIPAFFTRSSAANIPVNMRLCEELGLDKNNYSVSIPLGATINMAGAAITIAVMTLACVNTLGIEVPFALKVILCFVSALSACGASGVAGGSLLLIPLNCALFGIPNDIAMQVVGIGFIIGVIQDSCETGLNSSTDVVFTAAAEAAMNRNK, encoded by the coding sequence ATGTTTAGTAAGTTGAGCTTAGTTCAACGCATTATCGTTGGTCTCATCGTCGGTACTATTCTTGGTATCGCATTCCCGAGTGCAACCGGTATCGGCATTTTCGGTTCCCTTTTCGTAGGTGCATTGAAAGCGATCGCACCGGTATTGGTATTCGTATTGGTACTTGCATCCGTTGCCAATGCAAAAAAAGGCGGCGGCAAAACGATGAGCCGTATCGTTGTTCTCTATTTCATCGGTACGATCTCCGCGTCGCTTCTTGCAGTACTCGCTTGCGAAATGACTCCGCTCACGCTCCCGCTCGGCGCAGTAGCTGCGGTAGAAGGCTTCAACGTAGCAAGTGATATTACGGACGTATTCAAAACGCTCCTTATGAATCTCGTTGCTAACCCGGTCGGTTCCATCGTGAACGCGAACTACCTCGGTATCTTGACTTGGGCTATCATTTTCGGTCTTGGTCTTAGAAAAGCAAATGACACGACGAAAAATTTCATGATGCACGTTTCCGACGCTGTATCGCAGGCTGTTCGTTGGGTCATCAACTGCGCTCCGTTCGGTATCATGGGCTTGGTATTCACGACGGTTACTGAAAACGGTCCGGAAGTATTCGTTGAATACGGTAAACTCCTCGTTGTATTGGTTGGCTGCATGGCATTCGTTGCACTCGTTGTGAATCCGATCATCGTATTCACGCAGACGGGCAAAAATCCGTTCCCGCTCGTATTCAAATGCCTCAAAGAATCCTTCATTCCGGCATTCTTTACGCGCAGCTCCGCAGCTAACATTCCTGTTAACATGCGTCTTTGCGAAGAGCTTGGTCTTGATAAAAACAATTACTCCGTATCGATCCCGCTCGGCGCAACGATCAACATGGCAGGTGCTGCGATCACGATCGCTGTTATGACGCTCGCTTGCGTTAATACGCTCGGTATCGAAGTTCCGTTCGCTCTTAAAGTTATCCTTTGCTTCGTATCCGCATTGTCGGCTTGCGGTGCTTCCGGTGTAGCAGGCGGTTCGCTCCTCTTGATCCCGCTTAACTGCGCACTCTTCGGTATCCCGAACGACATCGCAATGCAGGTCGTTGGTATCGGTTTCATCATCGGTGTGATCCAAGACTCCTGTGAAACGGGTCTTAACTCCTCGACTGACGTAGTATTCACGGCAGCAGCAGAAGCAGCTATGAATCGCAACAAATAA